Proteins from a single region of Lysinibacillus sp. JNUCC-52:
- a CDS encoding YggT family protein produces the protein MTFYIILHYVDLAFTVYSFMLVAYVLMSWVPAAQSSAIGRFLERLCEPYLGLFRKIIPPIGMVDISPIVAIFMLNFIKNGLFIVIQKIFFMF, from the coding sequence ATGACTTTTTATATAATTTTGCATTATGTGGATTTAGCGTTTACTGTGTACTCATTTATGCTAGTAGCATATGTTTTAATGTCTTGGGTACCAGCCGCCCAAAGTTCAGCGATTGGACGTTTTCTTGAAAGACTATGCGAGCCATATTTAGGGCTTTTCAGAAAGATCATTCCTCCTATTGGTATGGTTGATATTTCTCCGATCGTGGCAATTTTTATGTTGAATTTTATTAAAAATGGGCTTTTTATTGTGATTCAAAAAATATTCTTTATGTTTTAG
- a CDS encoding YggS family pyridoxal phosphate-dependent enzyme, with product MTKILTNLDKINNQIQAAQQRSNREATNVQIIAVTKEVSVERTQEAIDAGLIHLGENRPEGLKQKIEAIQANVHWHYIGSLQTRKVKQVINEIDYLHSLDRLSLAEEIEKRATKQVKCFVQVNVSGEESKHGLTPEDAVTFIESLQNFSKIQVVGLMTMAPNTEDESIIRSVFKQLKQCQQQIAERGFAHAPCTELSMGMSNDFEIAVEEGATFVRVGTALVGNERGEQDEHEK from the coding sequence GTGACGAAAATCTTAACAAATTTAGACAAAATTAATAATCAAATACAAGCAGCACAACAGCGTTCAAATCGTGAGGCAACTAATGTTCAAATTATTGCTGTTACGAAAGAGGTTTCCGTTGAGAGAACACAAGAAGCAATTGATGCAGGGCTTATACATTTAGGTGAAAATCGTCCTGAAGGCTTAAAACAAAAAATTGAAGCCATTCAAGCTAATGTACATTGGCATTATATTGGATCATTACAAACGCGAAAAGTAAAACAAGTTATTAATGAAATTGATTACTTACATTCATTGGATCGTCTAAGCTTAGCAGAAGAAATTGAAAAAAGAGCAACAAAACAGGTAAAATGTTTTGTACAAGTTAATGTGTCAGGTGAAGAATCAAAACATGGTTTAACACCAGAGGACGCAGTAACTTTTATTGAATCTTTACAAAACTTCTCGAAAATTCAAGTTGTAGGTTTAATGACTATGGCACCAAATACAGAGGACGAATCAATTATTCGCTCTGTTTTTAAACAATTAAAACAATGTCAACAGCAAATAGCCGAACGAGGATTCGCACACGCGCCTTGTACCGAGTTATCAATGGGCATGTCTAATGACTTTGAAATAGCGGTAGAGGAAGGAGCTACATTCGTTCGAGTCGGAACGGCTCTTGTTGGAAATGAAAGAGGGGAACAGGATGAGCATGAAAAATAA
- a CDS encoding cell division protein SepF: MSMKNKIKNFFYLEEELEEEITQAPIQQQQPVQQQPIHAAKPSKKVIKERKAQIHEIVPQSTTANNNIVSLQAAMNTKGAKVVLVEPRVYAEAQDIAENLKNKRATIVNLQRIEREQGIRIIDFLSGTVYALGGDIQRIGKDIFLCTPDNVEVSGEISNFILDDN; encoded by the coding sequence ATGAGCATGAAAAATAAAATTAAAAACTTCTTTTATCTTGAAGAAGAACTAGAAGAAGAAATCACGCAAGCTCCTATTCAACAGCAACAACCCGTGCAACAACAACCGATTCATGCAGCTAAACCATCTAAAAAGGTTATCAAAGAACGTAAGGCACAGATTCATGAAATTGTACCGCAAAGTACAACAGCCAATAATAATATTGTTAGTTTACAAGCAGCTATGAATACAAAAGGTGCAAAAGTTGTATTGGTAGAACCGAGAGTTTATGCAGAGGCTCAGGATATTGCTGAAAACTTAAAAAACAAACGAGCAACAATTGTTAATCTGCAACGAATCGAACGAGAACAAGGTATTCGAATTATTGATTTTTTAAGCGGTACCGTCTATGCGCTAGGTGGAGACATTCAGCGTATAGGGAAAGATATATTTTTATGCACACCAGATAATGTAGAAGTATCTGGAGAAATTTCAAATTTTATTTTAGACGATAATTAA
- the sigG gene encoding RNA polymerase sporulation sigma factor SigG: MRTKVDLCGLDTSTLPILKHEEMKELFIRLQAGETEIREELVMCNLRLVLSIVGRFAYRGEQADDLFQVGCIGLMKAIDHFDLKHNVRFSTYAVPMIIGEIRRHLRDHHALRVSRSLRDIAYKAMQAKEQWITDNLREPTIEEIAEMIDMKKEDVLFALDAIQDPVSLQEPIYADGGDAVYMMDQLRDDDVSEDQWVAYVSVKDSLQKLDVRQQMIVAKRFYYGETQTEIAKELGISQAQISRLEKNAIETMQKDYK, encoded by the coding sequence ATGCGAACAAAAGTAGATCTTTGCGGCTTAGATACATCGACTTTGCCAATTTTAAAGCACGAAGAAATGAAGGAACTCTTCATTCGATTACAAGCAGGAGAAACCGAGATTCGGGAAGAGCTTGTAATGTGCAATTTAAGGTTAGTGCTAAGTATTGTCGGACGATTTGCCTACAGGGGTGAACAGGCAGATGATTTATTTCAGGTAGGCTGTATTGGCCTCATGAAAGCTATTGATCATTTCGATTTGAAGCATAATGTACGATTTTCAACATATGCTGTACCAATGATCATTGGTGAAATTCGTCGCCATCTGCGTGATCATCATGCACTACGTGTTTCTCGTTCTCTTAGAGATATTGCGTATAAGGCGATGCAGGCAAAGGAACAATGGATAACCGACAATTTGCGAGAACCAACGATTGAAGAAATCGCAGAAATGATTGACATGAAAAAGGAAGATGTATTATTTGCTTTAGATGCCATTCAAGACCCAGTTTCGTTACAAGAGCCCATTTATGCAGACGGTGGTGACGCTGTTTATATGATGGACCAATTACGTGATGATGATGTATCGGAAGATCAATGGGTTGCCTACGTGTCAGTAAAGGATAGCTTACAAAAATTGGATGTTCGTCAGCAAATGATAGTAGCTAAGCGTTTTTATTATGGTGAGACACAAACTGAAATTGCAAAAGAATTAGGGATTTCTCAAGCGCAAATTTCACGTCTAGAAAAAAATGCCATTGAAACAATGCAGAAAGATTATAAGTAA
- the sigE gene encoding RNA polymerase sporulation sigma factor SigE, producing the protein MLLRLLASLKKLWGKFRSRETYYIGGNDSLPVPLSREEEVTVIASFMNGDLRARDTLIERNLRLVVYIARRFDNTGTPIEDLISIGSIGLIKAIETFNTDKNIKLATYASRCIENEILMHLRKTSRMKGEVSLDEPLNSDADGNELLLSDILGTEEHIILDNVEKKIERQHMFHAINLLGARERYIMECRFGLNGKIEMTQKEVADHLGISQSYISRLEKKIIQDLRENLNQPIS; encoded by the coding sequence TACTATATAGGGGGAAATGATTCATTGCCAGTGCCACTAAGTCGAGAAGAAGAAGTCACAGTCATTGCATCCTTTATGAACGGAGATTTACGAGCTAGAGATACACTTATTGAACGTAACTTACGTCTTGTTGTTTATATTGCTAGACGTTTTGATAATACGGGTACGCCGATTGAAGATTTAATTAGTATTGGTTCGATTGGTTTAATAAAGGCGATTGAAACGTTCAATACCGATAAAAATATTAAACTTGCAACATATGCATCACGTTGTATTGAAAACGAAATTTTGATGCATTTACGTAAAACAAGTCGCATGAAGGGTGAAGTTTCACTAGATGAACCACTAAATTCTGATGCAGATGGAAATGAGTTATTATTGTCTGATATTTTAGGGACAGAGGAACATATTATTTTAGACAATGTTGAAAAGAAAATTGAACGTCAGCATATGTTCCATGCCATTAATTTATTAGGTGCACGTGAACGATATATTATGGAATGTCGTTTCGGATTAAACGGTAAAATCGAAATGACGCAAAAAGAAGTAGCAGATCATTTAGGCATTTCGCAATCATATATTTCAAGGTTAGAAAAGAAAATTATACAAGATTTACGAGAAAATTTGAATCAGCCAATATCTTAG
- a CDS encoding YlmH family RNA-binding protein, with protein sequence MEHLIQHFRKDEQPFIEQVVSWQREVEDRYAPKLTDFLDPRQRFIVKSVITQNNMLQTTSDGLFHEAERQRMLIFPTYFEPQAEDYQLTVFTIHYPARFVQLRHPDVLGALLSLGLDRAKFGDIRVNEQQVQFVVAEEVADYVRLHLTGIGKIKVHVESIKESQALIDNEDDWQEESHTVSSMRLDVIIATVLKVSRQKAQALITGKKVRVNWTERDSVAFECQEGDILSVRGSGRVKIIMTEGRTKKDKIRLQIGRLTQKG encoded by the coding sequence ATGGAGCATTTAATACAACATTTTAGGAAGGATGAGCAGCCTTTTATTGAGCAAGTAGTAAGCTGGCAACGTGAGGTGGAAGATCGCTATGCTCCGAAACTTACAGATTTTTTAGATCCAAGGCAGCGCTTTATCGTAAAGTCTGTTATTACGCAGAACAATATGCTTCAAACGACTAGTGATGGCTTGTTTCATGAAGCAGAACGTCAACGTATGCTAATTTTCCCGACATATTTCGAACCGCAAGCGGAAGATTATCAGTTAACAGTATTTACTATTCACTATCCTGCAAGATTTGTACAACTGCGCCATCCAGATGTTCTCGGTGCTCTATTATCATTAGGATTAGATAGAGCTAAATTCGGAGATATTCGGGTGAATGAGCAACAAGTACAGTTTGTTGTGGCTGAAGAAGTAGCAGACTATGTACGCCTTCATTTAACAGGGATAGGCAAAATAAAAGTACACGTAGAATCAATTAAAGAGTCACAAGCGCTTATTGACAATGAAGACGATTGGCAGGAAGAATCCCATACCGTTTCTTCTATGCGTTTAGATGTCATTATCGCAACAGTATTAAAAGTGTCTCGTCAAAAAGCACAAGCACTTATTACTGGAAAAAAAGTGCGTGTAAACTGGACTGAACGAGATAGTGTTGCATTTGAATGTCAAGAAGGTGATATTTTATCAGTACGAGGTAGTGGTCGCGTAAAAATAATAATGACAGAAGGCCGAACAAAGAAAGATAAAATTCGTTTACAAATCGGTCGTTTGACCCAAAAAGGCTAA
- a CDS encoding DivIVA domain-containing protein — protein sequence MPLSPIDIHNKEFTKSFRGYAEDEVNEFLDQIIKDYEKLLREKKDVDKQLEMALEQARHFNSLEETLQKSIVVAQEAADEVRRNSQKEAKLIVKEAEKNADRIINEALTKARKVTIEIDELKKQSKVFRNRFKMLVEAQLDLLNADDWDHLLQYDIDLTEIQSSVEDAQESEEI from the coding sequence ATGCCATTATCACCTATTGATATACATAATAAGGAGTTTACAAAATCTTTCAGGGGATATGCTGAAGATGAAGTAAATGAATTTTTAGATCAAATCATTAAAGATTATGAAAAATTACTACGTGAAAAAAAAGATGTCGATAAGCAATTAGAAATGGCTTTAGAGCAAGCGAGACATTTTAATTCTTTAGAGGAAACATTACAAAAATCAATTGTTGTCGCACAAGAGGCAGCAGATGAAGTACGAAGAAATTCACAAAAAGAAGCAAAGCTAATTGTAAAAGAAGCTGAAAAAAATGCCGACCGTATTATTAATGAGGCGTTAACGAAAGCACGTAAAGTAACAATAGAAATAGATGAGCTGAAAAAGCAGTCCAAAGTTTTCCGCAATCGTTTTAAAATGCTTGTCGAAGCACAATTGGATTTACTGAATGCAGACGACTGGGATCATTTATTGCAATATGATATTGATCTAACAGAAATTCAGTCTTCTGTTGAGGATGCACAAGAATCAGAAGAAATTTAA
- a CDS encoding YlmC/YmxH family sporulation protein translates to MRFSMLQQKEVIEAGNGRFLGFVVDAEVSKETGYVTAFMIAEPRKYLGFFRGEESIRKVYMKDVLVVGKDVILVKALS, encoded by the coding sequence ATGCGTTTCTCAATGTTACAGCAAAAAGAAGTAATAGAAGCAGGGAATGGACGTTTTTTAGGCTTTGTTGTAGATGCAGAAGTATCAAAAGAAACGGGCTATGTAACGGCGTTTATGATTGCAGAGCCTCGAAAATATTTAGGGTTCTTCAGAGGCGAAGAATCGATTAGAAAAGTGTATATGAAGGATGTTCTTGTAGTCGGCAAAGATGTCATTCTAGTAAAGGCATTATCGTAG